The following are encoded in a window of Candidatus Methylacidithermus pantelleriae genomic DNA:
- the hpnC gene encoding squalene synthase HpnC: protein MDLAVAYRQCTVLARKHYENFPVGRFVRKEFAPHIHAIYAFARLADDLADEGYDLPYDFGDGQLRQLTSNERLRRLDQWEEALFYPEAFPDHPVVVALTHTIAQCKLPLGLFLDLLSAFRQDVQKRRYENFAEVLDYCRRSANPIGRLVLLVHGIRDVPLLEESDAICTALQLTNFWQDLAIDIRKDRIYLPRQEMEEFDVAESELRAGVATPGLRKLLALQVERTILLFARGEPLPQALPWPLSLEIRLTCLGGRKILEKIVDQQFDTLSRRPRLSSRDLAGLLTHALFDGMSRFRSPSFP, encoded by the coding sequence ATGGATCTGGCAGTTGCGTACCGACAATGCACCGTCTTGGCCCGGAAACATTACGAGAATTTCCCCGTCGGACGCTTCGTCCGCAAGGAATTTGCTCCCCACATCCACGCCATCTATGCCTTTGCTCGCCTGGCCGACGATCTTGCAGACGAAGGGTACGACCTACCCTATGATTTTGGCGACGGTCAACTCCGGCAGCTAACCTCAAACGAAAGGCTCCGTCGCTTGGACCAGTGGGAGGAGGCCCTTTTTTATCCTGAAGCATTTCCCGACCATCCCGTCGTTGTTGCCCTTACCCACACGATCGCTCAGTGCAAGCTCCCTTTGGGCCTTTTCCTCGATTTGCTGAGCGCCTTCCGCCAGGACGTCCAGAAACGACGTTATGAAAACTTTGCCGAGGTCTTGGATTACTGCCGCAGAAGCGCCAACCCAATTGGCCGCCTTGTCCTTTTGGTTCACGGCATTCGGGATGTTCCGCTTCTGGAAGAGTCCGATGCCATTTGTACTGCTCTTCAACTCACGAACTTCTGGCAAGACTTGGCCATCGATATTCGCAAAGATCGAATCTATCTCCCTCGCCAGGAGATGGAGGAGTTTGACGTTGCCGAGAGCGAACTTCGTGCGGGAGTTGCTACCCCAGGTCTACGGAAGTTGCTTGCTCTCCAGGTGGAACGAACGATCCTTCTCTTTGCCCGGGGAGAACCATTGCCCCAAGCACTTCCTTGGCCACTTTCCTTGGAGATCCGTCTTACCTGCCTGGGCGGCCGGAAGATTTTGGAAAAGATTGTGGATCAACAATTTGACACCCTCTCGCGGCGCCCCCGACTTTCTTCCAGAGATCTTGCCGGACTTTTGACCCACGCTCTTTTCGATGGCATGTCCCGTTTCCGTAGCCCATCTTTTCCCTGA